The Epinephelus lanceolatus isolate andai-2023 chromosome 8, ASM4190304v1, whole genome shotgun sequence genome includes a window with the following:
- the LOC117257723 gene encoding secreted frizzled-related protein 5 has translation MLSIGEGGLWEPRSSSRCVPIPSGMALCQSIGYDTMRMPNLLGHESPAEAVQQSASWLPLLARECHPDARIFLCSLFAPICLDRFISPCRSLCESVRDSCAPIMSCYGYPWPEILRCDQYPADHRMCISSITNSSVHAGGRRVPQASCQDCELEEASSSKDALETFCRSDFVVKLRLRRLKYSPVSLSQFSLAAKLDVLKHGPLLGGQIRSRIELWLERDATCVRNMTRHHARGGTFLVTGTVQGERLVVNKAYAWQRRDKNLMAAARKWKHHRCRS, from the exons ATGCTTTCTATAGGCGAAGGTGGACTGTGGGAGCCTCGCAGCTCCTCTCGCTGTGTCCCTATCCCGTCAGGCATGGCCTTGTGCCAAAGCATTGGATATGACACCATGAGGATGCCCAACCTGCTGGGCCACGAGTCTCCAGCTGAGGCTGTACAACAGAGTGCAAGCTGGCTGCCACTACTTGCCAGAGAGTGCCACCCTGATGCCCGGAtcttcctctgctctctctttgCACCCATCTGCCTCGACAG GTTTATATCACCCTGCAGGAGTCTGTGTGAATCTGTGCGGGACAGCTGTGCACCAATCATGAGTTGTTATGGCTACCCCTGGCCAGAAATTCTGCGCTGTGACCAGTATCCTGCAGACCATCGTATGTGTATCTCCTCTATCACCAACAGCTCTGTTCACGCAGGGGGACGCAGAG TGCCTCAGGCAAGCTGTCAGGATTGTGAGTTGGAGGAGGCCTCCTCTTCAAAAGATGCCCTGGAGACCTTTTGCAGGAGTGATTTTG TTGTGAAGCTGCGTCTAAGACGGCTCAAGTACAGCCCAGTAAGCCTGTCTCAGTTCTCGCTGGCTGCCAAACTAGACGTTCTGAAGCACGGACCCCTGTTAGGTGGGCAGATACGCTCCCGCATAGAGCTGTGGTTGGAGAGGGATGCCACCTGTGTAAGGAACATGACACGGCACCATGCACGAGGCGGGACCTTCCTTGTGACAGGCACGGTGCAAGGGGAGCGCCTGGTGGT